In the Magnetococcales bacterium genome, one interval contains:
- a CDS encoding YjbQ family protein — protein sequence MKSYRKELSFFTPGRRAFINITGEVDNCLKESGIQEGLLLVNAMHITASVFINDDEHGLHQDYEKWLEALAPHAPIGQYRHNDTGEDNADAHLKRQVMGREVVVAVSGGALDFGTWEQIFYGEFDGRRKKRVLVKIIGE from the coding sequence ATGAAAAGCTATCGAAAAGAGTTGAGCTTTTTCACGCCCGGACGGCGTGCCTTCATCAACATCACCGGCGAGGTGGACAACTGTCTCAAGGAGAGCGGCATTCAGGAGGGGCTTTTACTGGTGAATGCCATGCACATCACCGCTTCGGTTTTTATCAACGACGATGAGCACGGCTTGCATCAGGATTATGAAAAATGGCTGGAAGCCCTCGCTCCCCACGCCCCTATCGGCCAATATCGCCACAACGATACCGGTGAAGATAATGCCGATGCGCACCTCAAGCGCCAGGTGATGGGGCGGGAAGTGGTGGTGGCGGTGAGCGGTGGCGCTCTGGATTTTGGCACCTGGGAGCAGATATTTTATGGCGAGTTTGATGGCCGCCGCAAAAAGCGGGTGCTGGTGAAGATTATCGGCGAATAA
- a CDS encoding GGDEF domain-containing protein — protein MKDKLSLQAALDFIDGKSQDREQARKAVREALFKKAIQESPTDERERLSQFSIKTLTLCVKPLLEQDTKKKARVEDLARKIHKKGLDNKGFDQALGELRTLAAWLRELELGKESDSDTTKGSSSATEDSTAPLIPRLIENIRILGEGAPWLEAEAQQLLNQLESESQAAFIEQVARFCTKVTDQGPEIRRAWEREQTAFLALVTELAGHIREMRETSGETDSRLGGAIGRLHRSKSLTDLETLRAHLIHEAQDLKDHSQKIQNQLQESQERLSDAERRMEEMQEELDEVKAESLTDPLTKIPNRRALDQVMNREFARSRRYHLPLTFILFDLDHFKRVNDDYGHPVGDKVLVQVAAKAKGLLRQSDFLARYGGEEFALILPGTSLEAAIQTADKIRGAISRLRFKTRKKTLSVTASFGASALPSSQWQTIPQLLKAADVALYQAKQNGRNRVEVAQKAPPTS, from the coding sequence ATGAAAGACAAACTTTCCCTTCAGGCGGCCCTCGATTTTATCGACGGCAAAAGCCAAGACCGGGAGCAAGCCCGCAAGGCGGTTCGGGAGGCGCTGTTCAAGAAAGCCATCCAGGAGAGCCCGACGGATGAGCGGGAGCGCCTCTCCCAGTTTTCCATCAAGACCCTGACCCTCTGTGTCAAACCGCTTCTGGAGCAGGATACCAAGAAAAAGGCACGGGTTGAAGATCTGGCCCGAAAAATCCATAAAAAAGGGCTTGATAACAAAGGATTCGACCAAGCCCTGGGAGAGTTACGCACCCTGGCGGCCTGGCTTAGGGAGTTGGAGCTGGGCAAGGAGTCCGACTCCGATACGACCAAGGGCTCCAGTTCGGCTACAGAGGATTCCACCGCCCCCTTGATCCCCCGGCTGATAGAAAATATTCGCATCTTAGGAGAAGGCGCCCCCTGGCTTGAGGCAGAAGCCCAACAGTTGCTAAACCAGCTGGAGAGCGAATCCCAGGCTGCGTTTATCGAACAGGTTGCCCGTTTTTGCACCAAAGTCACCGACCAGGGACCGGAAATCCGCCGCGCCTGGGAGAGGGAGCAGACCGCCTTTTTGGCTCTGGTCACCGAGCTTGCGGGGCACATCCGGGAGATGCGGGAGACCAGCGGGGAGACCGATTCCCGCTTGGGGGGAGCCATTGGACGGCTGCACCGGAGCAAGAGCCTGACTGATTTGGAAACCCTGCGGGCGCATCTGATCCACGAAGCCCAGGATTTGAAGGACCACTCCCAAAAGATCCAGAACCAACTGCAAGAGAGTCAGGAGCGATTGAGCGATGCGGAACGGCGCATGGAGGAGATGCAGGAGGAGTTGGATGAGGTGAAGGCGGAAAGCCTGACTGATCCTCTGACCAAAATTCCCAACCGTCGGGCTTTGGATCAGGTGATGAATCGGGAGTTTGCCCGGAGCCGTCGTTATCATCTCCCCCTGACTTTTATTCTCTTTGATCTGGATCACTTCAAGCGGGTGAACGACGACTATGGCCACCCGGTAGGGGATAAGGTGTTGGTGCAGGTGGCGGCGAAGGCCAAGGGGTTGCTGCGTCAGTCCGATTTTTTGGCTCGCTATGGGGGCGAGGAGTTTGCCCTGATTCTCCCCGGCACCTCTCTGGAAGCGGCCATCCAAACCGCTGATAAAATCCGGGGGGCGATTTCCCGGCTTCGCTTTAAAACCCGCAAAAAGACCCTTTCGGTGACTGCGAGCTTTGGCGCCAGCGCCCTGCCCAGCAGCCAATGGCAGACCATTCCCCAGCTTCTTAAAGCCGCTGATGTCGCTCTCTACCAGGCCAAGCAAAACGGTCGCAACCGGGTGGAGGTCGCCCAAAAAGCGCCTCCCACCTCCTGA
- a CDS encoding response regulator, whose protein sequence is MTNGLEKQRILIVDDIPGNIKTLQAILDGQYKLSVATNGQDALKIVAAMPVNLILLDIVMPGMDGFEVCKRLKSDHATKDIPVIFITTRNATEDSQKGFALGAVDYIPKPFVPQVVLSRVDSTLGKKLSAADLPFLI, encoded by the coding sequence ATGACCAATGGGCTTGAAAAACAGCGAATTTTGATCGTCGATGACATCCCCGGCAACATCAAAACCCTCCAGGCGATTCTGGATGGCCAATACAAGCTGTCCGTCGCCACAAATGGCCAGGACGCCCTCAAGATTGTCGCGGCCATGCCGGTCAATCTGATTTTGCTGGATATTGTCATGCCGGGCATGGATGGCTTTGAGGTGTGCAAAAGGTTGAAGTCGGACCACGCCACCAAAGACATCCCGGTGATTTTCATCACCACCCGCAACGCCACTGAAGATTCCCAAAAGGGCTTTGCCTTGGGTGCTGTGGATTATATCCCCAAGCCGTTTGTCCCTCAGGTGGTTCTCTCCCGGGTTGACTCCACCCTCGGCAAAAAGCTCTCCGCAGCCGATCTCCCCTTCCTGATTTAG
- a CDS encoding HigA family addiction module antidote protein has translation MSKLPKTNNKPLVQLPLTHPGEVLAEEMTTLSLSANALARDLDVPPNRISEILKGRRAVTADTALRLARYFKTSAKFWMNLQTNHDLAQAEQENGLKIKERVRVPS, from the coding sequence ATGTCGAAATTGCCAAAAACCAACAATAAACCCCTCGTCCAACTACCCCTCACCCACCCTGGGGAAGTTTTGGCCGAAGAGATGACCACCCTCTCCCTCTCAGCCAACGCCCTGGCCAGAGATCTCGACGTCCCCCCCAACCGGATCAGCGAAATCCTCAAGGGTCGGCGCGCCGTAACAGCGGATACCGCCCTACGCCTCGCCCGCTATTTTAAAACATCCGCCAAATTTTGGATGAACCTGCAAACCAACCACGACCTGGCACAGGCCGAGCAGGAAAATGGGCTGAAAATCAAAGAGCGGGTGCGTGTTCCCTCTTGA
- a CDS encoding type II toxin-antitoxin system RelE/ParE family toxin — MIASFKDKRTAQFAAGIRDQSSDQELTRQAQRCLLVLECSETLDDLKGLPSKGFRTLIGKRTGQYSIRINNQWRICFTYKNGEAHHVEIAKNQQ, encoded by the coding sequence GATAAACGCACCGCCCAATTCGCAGCCGGAATAAGAGATCAATCCTCCGACCAGGAGCTTACCCGGCAAGCCCAAAGATGCTTGCTGGTGTTGGAGTGCTCCGAAACCCTCGACGATCTCAAAGGATTGCCATCCAAAGGTTTCAGAACCTTGATCGGCAAACGAACCGGGCAGTATAGCATTCGCATCAACAACCAATGGCGCATCTGCTTTACCTATAAAAATGGGGAGGCCCACCATGTCGAAATTGCCAAAAACCAACAATAA